The Spiroplasma culicicola AES-1 genomic sequence GTAGGAAATCCTCCAGCTCCAACTCTTGTTGAATAAGCTTTAACAACTCCTAGAATCGAATCAACATATTTAAATCCAAGTCCTGTTCCTAAAGCAACATTACTTGCAGAACAATTTGAACTTGTAACGTATGGATAAGTTCCATGATCTATATCTAGCATTGCACCTTGTGCACCTTCAAATAAAACTTTTTTTCCTTCTTTAATTGCAGCTTCAACATATTCACCACTATCAATAATATTATTTTTGATAGTATTGTAATCTTCAATTAATTGGTTATATGTATTTTCAAAATCATTTAATTCAATGTTATACATATTCTTTAAAAATTTTTGTTGGTATAAATAAATTTGTTCAAATCTTTGTTTGAAATTTGGATTTGCAAGATCGCCAAGTCTCACTCCAATACGTGAAACTTTGTCTTGATAAGCTGGTCCAATTCCTCTTTTAGTTGTTCCAATTTTATTTTCACCTTTTGAATCTTCTTGTGCTCCATCAATTAGAATATGATAAGGTAATACAAGTTGTGTTCGATTTGAAATTAATAATGTTCCATATTCCACTCCAGAATTTTTAATAATTTCAAATTCACTAACAAGTTGTCTTAAATTTAAAACACAGCCATTTCCAATAACATTGATAACTTTTTTATTAAAAATTCCTGAAGGTATAATTGTTACTTTATGTTTTTGTCCGTTGAAATTAATTACATGTCCTGCATTATCTCCTCCAGAAAATCTCACTACTATATTTGTTTTTTGAGCAAAGTAGTCAGTAACTTTTCCTTTACCTTCATCACCTCATTGTGATCCAACAACAACTAATGTGTTATATTTTTTCATTTTGTTTCTCCTCTATTTGTTAAACATATTCATAACTTTTTTAAAATCAGAATCTTGAACAAAGATTTTTAAAAAGTCAGAAATATCATTTACTCTTTGTTTTATACTTTCAATTTCATTATTATTCATTTTTGATAAAACTCAATCAACGATTTTATATTCCTTATTTGGTGGAGGATCAATTCCAATTCTTAGTCTGTTAAACTGATCACTTCCCAATAAAGCAATAATATTTTTAATACCATTATGTCCTCCAGCGCTTCCTTTTTCTCTAAAGCGTGCTGAAGCAAGTGGTAAATCCTTATCATCATAAATCACAATTATATCTTTAATATTTATTTTATAAAAATTCATAATTGCAATTAATGCTTGTCCAGAAAGATTCATAAAAGTTTGAGGTTTTGCAAAAATAACTTTTTCACCATTAATTGATGAAAAAAATAATTGTGCTTTTAAATCTTCTTTTGAATTTTGAAATCCATATCTTTCAAGTAAACAATCAATAGCTATAAAACCAGCGTTATGACGTGTGACTTCATATTGTTTTCCTGGATTACCTAGTCCAATAATTAATTTAGGCATTTTATTTTTTAAATTCCTTTAAATATTCTTCAACAGTTTTTGTAAGTGAATCTTTAAAATCATGATATACATTTGTTAATGATGATTTTTCATATGAACTTAAAATCATATTTGAAAGTAAATTTGAAACTGTAACAATTTTTAATCCTTCAAATTTTCTTTCTTCAGGAATATCAATTGTATCTGTTACAATAACTTCTTTGACAATACCTTCATTAATTGCATCTTGCATTTTTGAAGTTGCATCTCCATTAAATAAACCATGACAAGCAAATAAATAAATATCTTCTGCTCCAGCTTCTTTTAAAGCTCTTGCTCCATTTATAATTGTTCCTCCAGTATCAATCATGTCATCAATAACAAAACAAGTTTTATTTTGGATATCTCCTAAAATGAATTCTACTTCTGCTTTATTTGGTTCAGGTCTTCTTTTTGCAATTACTGCAATTCCAGTTGTAATTTGTCCTGTATAACTGGCAACTCCATGAACTCTAGTAAGACCACCATGATCAGGTGAAACTAAGATACAGTTTTCAGGGTCTAATTTATTTTTAATAATTGTGTCGATAATTTCACTTGCCATAGTTTGTGCAGTTGAAAAATTATCTGTTGGAATATTAAAAAATCCCATAGTTTGTGCTGAATGAAGATCAACTGTAATTACACGATTTGCTCCAGCTGTTTCAATTAAATTTGCAACAAGTCTAGCAGTAATTGGTTGTCTTCCTTTTGCTTTTCTATCTTGACGTGCATATCCAAAATATGGAATAACCACATTAATTTTTTGTGCACTAGCTCTTTTAAATGCGTCAATGGCAATTAATAATTCCATTAAATTGTCACTCACAGGTTGATTAGTTGATTGAATAATATAAATTTCTTGTCCTCTCACTGAGTCAAGAGATTGTACTATCATCTCTCCATCCTTAAATTTTGAAGTTTTTGCTTGTGATTCTGTTACTTCTAATAAATCACAAACTTTTTTAGTTAATGGCTTATTTGATGATAATCCAAAGATTTTTATGCTATCTTTATTCATGTTTGTATTTATCTCCCCTTTAATAATAACAAATTTCAACTATTTATTTAGTCAAAAAGAAAATATAAAAAGTAAATTGAAAAAAACCTTGTCTGTGAGTATCAAAGAAAGGTATTTATATTAATAAATTAAAAAGTTTGGCCCTTGTAGACAAGGTTTTTGAACCTAAATTTATCTATTTACTAATTTAAAAATCATATATAATATAAAAAGTGACTAAAAAAGGGCATTTTATAAGGAGTTATTATGGGATTAGCAAATTTATACGATATATCACACAAAAATGGAGATAAAAAATTATATGAAAATACTGCAATAAAAATAAATAAAGGTGAGCACATCGCTTTAATAGGGCCAAACGGTGCTGGAAAAACAACTTTATTAAATATTATTGCAGGAAAAATTTTACCAGATAAAGGTGAAGTTGAAATTCATCCAAAAACTAAAATTGGTTATTTAGATCAACATCAAGATGTTGATGGTGAACAACTAGTTGAAGATTATTTAAAACTTGCATTTAGTTATCTATATGAATTAGAAGCAAGAATGAATAAAATTTATGAAGATATGGCAATTGAATATAACGAAGATGAATTAGTAAAAGCTTTAAAATACCAAGATACATTAAATTTAAATGACTTTGAAATGATTGATAAAAAAATTGGAAACCTAGTTGATGGATTAGGAATTGGTTTAGATAAGTTAAAAATGAAAATGGGAGAATTATCTGGGGGTCAAAGAGGAAAAGTTATTCTTGCAAAACTTTTACTAAGCGGTGATGATTTTTTACTTTTAGACGAACCTACAAACTTCTTAGATATTCAACAAGTTGAATGACTTGCAAAATTCTTACAGAACTATGAAAAGGCTTTTGTAATGGTATCTCATGATAATGATTTTATTAATAAAACTTGTGGCATTATTTACGCTTTAGATAATTTAAGACTAACTCGCTTTGTTGGAAACTATGATAAGTATCTAGCAGATTCAGAAATGCTTAAAGAACAATATGATAAAGCTTTTGCATCACAGCAAAAAACAATTAAGAAATTAGAAACTTTTGTTGCTAAAAATAAAGCTAGAGCAAGTACTGCAAAGTCTGCACAATCAAGACAAAAAATATTAGACAAAATGGATGTAATGAATGAAAGAAGAGATCTTACAAAACCAAATTTTAATTTTAATTATAAACGTCCAGCAAGTGCTACTATTTTAGAAGCTAAAAATTTAATTATTGGTTATGAACATCCGTTACTTCATGAATTAAACTTTTCTATTCGTGAAGGTGAAAAATGTATTATTACTGGAAGAAACGGGATTGGAAAAACTACATTTTTAAAAACTGCTTCAACAGAAATTAAACCTTTTGATGGTGGTGTTGAATTAGGAAATGGTGTTGAATACGCTTACTTTAAACAAATTGAAGATGTGACAGGAATTAATGCTGTTCAATATTTATTAAGAAAGTTTCCCGATATTACTGATTCAGAAGCTAGAGCAAAAATTGGACAATTTGGTGTTAAAAGTTCATTAATGATGCAACCAATGGAAAAACTATCTGGAGGAGAGCAAACAAGAGTAAGACTTGCAGCTCTAAGTATGATTCCATGTAGTCTTTTAGTACTTGATGAACCTACAAACCACATTGATGTATTAGCAAAAGAAGCACTTTTAGATGCAATACAAGCATTTAAAGGTACTGTTTTATTAACAACTCACGATATTAATTTTTCAACTTTATGAGCAGATAGAGTTATAGATTTTGAAACTTTAGTGTAAAATTATCTTATATCAAATTATATTGGGAGGTATTTTTATGGATAAAAACTTTGATTCTGGTTGTTTTAAATGTATTGAAGAAATGCAAAAAACAAACCAAGGTGGCGCTGCTGCAAGTATTTTAACAATGAAAATGCAACAAGGAATTGCACAACAAGATTTGGATAACATTCACTTATGTGCAAAACATTCTTAAAAAAAAGATATCTTACGATATCTTTTTTTTAATAAATGTTGATCCACTTCCTGACATTATACCCTCTTTTGTATATTGTTCTAATTCTGGATAAAGTGTAACTGCTGCTTTAGTAAGATAATTTATTTCTTGGTTATAACCTACTTTATCAAATTGTTCATAGACTGCTTTGGTTTCACAATTTATATTTGTAAAGATTAAATCTTCTTTAAAAATTTTAATATTGCTCTCAGTTTTTTCAACTATTTCACCATAACCTTTTACAATTGCTACATCAAATCCCGAAATAAAATAATAAGAATCATACCCAACTTTAAGTGCTATTTCATTTCAAATTGTTTGAGAAATTTTACAATCTCCTATTAAATATTTTGCTAATGCAATTGCATTACTTGTTCCCCCACCAAGTCCTGAACCGATAGGAATCTTTTTTTCTAATCTAATTGTAAAGAATTCAGTGATTATATTATTTTTTCTTAGTATATTTAAAACATCAAAAATAAAATTTGATTTAGTTAATTGCTCAATATTACATTCAATGACATCCTGAGCTAAACTATTTTTTTCTATAATTAAAGTATCATACAGGTTTTCAACCTTTGTAATTAAACTTTCAATTTTATGATATCCACTATTATCTTTGGGAAATACTTTTAAATTTAAATTTACTTTTGCATAAGAATTTATTTTCATTGAGCTACCTCATTATATATAGATATAAAATCTTCAATACTTAAATTTTCTGGCCTTTTCATAGGATTAATTTTTAATTTTTCCAATGCTAATTGTGATTGAGATTTATTAGCAGTTAATTGCCCTAAATTATTCAATATTGTTTTTCTTTTATTGTTAAAAAGTTTTCTAACCATTTCAACAAATTTTTGATCATCATTTACACTATTCAAATATTTATTATTAAATTTTAGACTTATAATTGCTGAATCAACTTTTGGAACTGGTCTAAACATATTTTTATTTACAGTAAATTCATATTTTAATTCAGAATAAAACTGACATGCAATAGAAAGATTATTATAATTATTTTCATTTTGTTTTGCACAAATTCTTGTTGCGACTTCTTTTTGAACCATAAAAATAGCTGCATCTAAATTAGTAGAAAAATTTAAAGTTCTAAAAATTATTTGACTAGTAATGTAATAAGGTGTATTTGATATTAATGAGATTTTTTTATAACCTAATTTTAAGAATTGCTCAAAGTCTATATTTAAGACATCATCAATTATTAGTTCAAAGTTTGGCTCTGTAATTTCAAATTTTAGAACATACTCCATATCCTTATCAATTTCAATTGCAATAACTTTTTCAAATCTCTTAACAAGTTCTTTAGTTAAAGCTCCTCTTCCTGGACCAATTTCTATTATTAAATGTTTTTCATCTTGATCTAAAATATTTATAATTTTATTAATTAAATTTTTATCACTAATAAAGTTTTGACCAAATTTTTTCTTTGCAAATTCCATTTAAGATACTCCTAAAATTTTTTTAACATCTTCAACATTTAAATTTAATAAGTTTAATCATTGAAATAATTTTTTTGAATTAATTTTTTCATTTCAATTAAAGTGACTGGCAATTTTGATTCTATTTTTTATATTATAAAAGTCATTTTCTAAATATTGTTTTCAAGTTAAAGTTTCTATTTCTTTTCCATTAAATTGTATCAAGTTTTTTAATGCTTCACGTATATCTTCTTCATTTGCTTCTGCGATTCCAATTTTTTTTGAATTTTTTATGCTTTTCTTATTGATAAATGCGTTAAAACATTTAAAATTAAGATATGCATTAATGGTATCGCGGATTTTAACTCCAGGACCATCAGGGTCTGTAAAAATTATTACACCTCGTACATCATTAAGGTCACGTATCAATTGTAAAATTTTATTATCTAAGGCAAGTCCATTTGTTTCAATGGTATCAATATTATCAGATCCATAAATTAATTTTAGTTTATTAGTGTCTGTTTTACCTTCAACAATTATGACTTGTTCAATTTTCATATCAAATAACACCTTTCTTATACTTTAACTAGTATTTTTATAGTTATTATAGTATAATTATACACGAAGGGTTTTTTTCTTATAGAGGAGGAAATAAATATGGCATCATGAGACCGTAAAAGAGAATTCGTTGCTTTAGACTTAGGTACTGCTAACGTAGTAGCATACTTAGGGGGACAAGGGATCATTTATAATGAACCTTCAACAATGGCATACGATGTACATACAAACACAGTTATAGCAGCTGGAGAACAGGCTTACGAAATGGTTGGTAAAACTAACGAAGACATTAGAATGGTTGTACCATTAGTTGACGGAGTTATTGCTGACTTAGACGCTGCAAAAGATTTAATCAAAATCATCTTTTCACGTATCAAATTATCAGATATCTTAAAAAATGCTTTAGTAGTTCTTGCCTGCCCTTCAGGAGTTACTGAATTAGAAAGAGGAGCATTGAAACAAGTTGTTGCTGATATGGGAGCAAAAAATGTTCTTGTTGAAGAAGAAGTTAAATTATCAGCTATTGGAGCTGGAATTAACATCTCAATCGCTAGTGGACACTTAGTTGTTGACATTGGTGGGGGAACAACAGATATCGCTATTATTTCTGCTGGAGATATTGTTATCTCAAGATCAATCAAAACAGCTGGAAATCACTTTGACGAAGAAATTAGAAAATACATTCGTGCAGAGTACAACGTACTAATCGGAATTAAAACTGCTGAAAAAATTAAAATTGAGATCGGTTCATTAACAAAAATCGATAACGGACGTACATTCCGTGCATTCGGAAGAGACGTTATTTCAGGGTTACCAAGAGAAGTTGTTATTTCACCAGATGAAGTAAAAAATGCATTATTAGCACCATTTTCAAAAATTACTGACTTAATTGTTGAAGTAATGGAAAATACACCTGCTGAATTAGCTGGAGATATTATTAGAAATGGTATTACTATTTGTGGTGGTGGAGCTTTATTAAGAGGAATCGATACATACTTTGAATCAATTTTCCAATTAAAAGTTACAAAAGCTCAAGATCCTTTATTAACAGTTATTGAAGGAACTAAAGAATACGAAAAACAAATCGAAAAATGATTAGACGTAGTTGAATTACGTGATTCAAGAGAATACAACATTAAATAATAAAAAAGAAGCTAGAAGTTACAAGCTTCTTTTTTATTTTATTGCCATTTTTTTACAAAATAATACAACTATTATAATAAAAATAGTTAAAATATATTTAGATAGTTGAGGGATACTTATGGCAAAAATAACTTTAAACCAGAGAAGACACATCGCAATTGATGTTGGTACAAGTAAAACAAAAATTCACATTGAAAATTTAGGTCTAGTATTTAATGCAGCAACATTGGTTGCCCTAGATTTTAAAACTAGAAGAGTAGTAGCAGTTGGAGATGATGCCAAAAAGTTTGTGGGGAAACTTAGTGGATCATTACAACTTAAATATCCTATGAAACGTGGTGTCATTACAGATATGGCTATGCTTAAACTATTTTTATCAGCTGTTTTAAGTAAATATAAAAATGAATTGGATGGAGCAATTGTTACATTGGCTTGCCCTACAAGTGTAACTACTTTAGAAAGAAATTCCTTAATTAAATCAATTAAGGAATTGGGTGTATATCATGTTCAAGCTGAAGATGATGTTAAGCTTGCCCTATTAGGTGCTGGAGTTGATATTACAAAACCTAATGGTTACTTATGTTTAGATATTGGAGCTGGAAAATCAACAGCTGCAATTATTGCAACTAATGGTACAGTATGTACAAAATGATCAAAATCTGGGGGAAACTCAATGGATTTAGATATAATAAAACATTTAAAAAGCAAAGAACAAATGTTAATTGGAGAAATAACAGCAGAATCAATTAAAAATTCTATTGCTACTTTAATTAAAACAAAAGAACCTTTAAAAACTAGTGCCTATGGATATGATTTAAATTCAGGTCTTCCAAAAGAAGTAATATTACAAGATAAAGATATTCTAAAAATTGTGCAATCAACATTTGGAAATTTAACAAACTTAATAACTACAGTTCTTGAAGAAGCTCCCAACGAATTAGCTGGAGATGTTATTAAAAATGGAATTGTTGTAACTGGAGGAGTTGCATTAATTCCTGGAGTTAAATTTTATTTAGAAGATTTCTTTGAAATACCTGTTAGAGTTGCTAAAAATGCTTTAACAGCAACAATTGATGGAGCAATTGCTCACAAAGAATTGACAATTGAAGACATGGAATTTAGTTCACAAAAAGAGGAATTTTTCTAGATTCCTCTTTTTTATTTTTTAATGTGCTACACTCTATATGGTGTTGAGAATGAGTAAGAAAAAAATCTATGAATATAACAATGAGCTAATCCCTCAAGTTGATAAGATATATTTTCATAAAACATTTGAAGTATGTTTACATAAGCAAATTTGTCTAGATAAAAGAGATGAATTATATAAATGTACTTCATGTTTTACAGTTTTTTTATTTAATAAAGCAAATTTTAAGAATTTTAAAAAAAGAATTATTAAAGAATTTGATTTTGAAACTGCAGAAAAGGATTTAAAGAAAAAAATTCAAGAAAAAGAAAATGAAATTGAATATGAAGAAGACTTAAAAACTTATTATGATTTATATTAATTATCATTTTTTTAAGTTATAATCTTTCTATATATTTCTACAGACAATTTTCATATTGAAAGTTGTCTTTTTTTATGTTAAAATCATATCAGATTATGTATTCTACTTTTAACTAGAAATACGTAATTCATTTTTAAAATAAATTAAAAGAAAAAGGAGAGCGTAACATGGCAAATAAAAAACCAACATTCGTGTCAATGGACTTAGGTACTGCAAACACACTTGTTTACATTGCTGGACAAGGTATTGTTTATAACGAACCTTCAATCGTTGCATACAGAATTAAAGAAAACAAAATCGTTGCTGTAGGGGAAGAAGCTTACAAAATGATCGGGAAAGGTAACAAAACAATCCGTGTTGTTAGACCAATGGTTGATGGAGTTATTACTGACATTAGAGCAACTGAAGCTCAATTAAGATATATTTTTACAAAATTAAGAATTACAAAACAATTAAGACACTCAATCATGCTATTAGCATGTCCTTCAGTTATTACTGAATTGGAAAAAACAGCGTTGAAAAAAATCGCTATTAACTTAGGAGCAGACCAAGTATTCGTTGAAGAAGAAGTTAAAATGGCTGCTTTAGGTGGAGGAGTAAATATTTATGCTCCAACAGGAAACTTAATCGTTGATATGGGTGGGGGAACTACTGATATTGCTGTATTAGCATCAGGAGATATCGTTCTATCAAAATCAATTAAAGTTGCTGGAAACTACTTAAATGATGAATGTCAAAAATTCATTAGATCACAATACGGACTAGAAATCGGTTCAAAAACAGCTGAATCAATTAAAGTTAACGTTGGATCATTATCAAAATACCCAGACGAAAGACGTATGAAAGTTTATGGTCGTGACGTTGTTTCTGGATTACCAAGAGAAATCGAAATTACACCAGAAGAAGTACGTGAGGTATTGAAAGTACCAGTATCAAGAATTATTGACTTAACAGTTCAAGTATTAGAAGATACACCACCAGAATTAGCTGGAGATATCTTTAGAAATGGTATTACTATTTGTGGAGGTGGAGCCTTGATTAGAGGAATCGACAAATACTTCGCAGATACATTACAATTACCAACAAAAATTGGTGAACAACCATTATTAGCCGTAATTAACGGAACTAAAAAATTCGAATCAGAAATCTGAGAAATTATTAAAGCTCAAAGATTACACGATGACATCATGGGTAGATAATCCCTTTTAAAGTTTTATTAGATATATAACAATAAAAGGAGGTTTATATTCATGTATATTGAAACAAATAGACCTTTCATTTCCCTAGATCTAGGAACAAGCAATATCCTTGCTTATGTCTCAGGTCAGGGAATTGTTTATAGTCAACCAAGTTTAATGGCTTATGATAATAACCTAAATAAACTTATTGCTATTGGCCAAGAAGCTTATGAAATGGTCGGAAAAGTAAATGATCACATTAGAATGGTTACTCCATTAGTTGATGGAGTTATTGCAGACTTAGATGCTGCAAAAGATTTATTAAAGCATATCTTTGACAGACTAAAAATGATGAACTTTTGAAAATCATCTGTTGTTGTGCTTGCGTGTCCGAGTGGAGTTACTGAATTAGAGCGTGATGCTTTAAAAATGGTTGCCAAAGACATGGGAGCTGACTTAGTGGTTGTAGAAGAAGAAGTTAAAATGTCTGCACTAGGTGCTGGAGTTAACATCGAATTACCTATGGGGCACTTAATTGTTGATATTGGTGGGGGAACTACTGATATTGCAATTGTTGCTTCTGGAGATGTTGTACTTTCAAGATCTGTTAAAGTTGCTGGAAACTATTTCAATGATGAAATATTGAAATTCGTTCGTGCTGAATACAACATTGCTGTGGGAATTAAAACTGCAGAAAACATTAAGAAAAACATTGGTTCATTAGTGAAATATCCAAATGAACGTTCAATGCAAATTTATGGTAGAGATATTGTTTCTGGTTTACCAAAAGAAGCAAAAGTCAATTCTGAAGAAATTAGAAATGTTCTTTTAGGAGCATTTGGACGAATTACTGATTTAGTAATTGAAGTTATGGAAAGTACACCTCCTGAATTAGCTGGAGATATCATGAAAAATGGTATCGTGTTATGTGGTGGTGGAGCATTAGTAAGAAACGTTGATAAATATTTCCATGATATTTTCCAATTACCTACAAGAATTGCAGCAGATCCTTTGAACTGTGTTATTGAAGGAACTAAAGCATACGAAAAAATAATTTTAAGAAAAATTGAAGAAGGCTTCTATGATGATAGTCAAGAAACATTCCTACAAACATTAAAAAAATAAGGTTTACACCTTATTTTTTTTCTGCTCTTTTTGTTTTTGTTTTTCTAACTTTTCTTTTGCTTTAGTTTGCTCTTTTAATTGTTTTATTTTGGCAATTTCTTCTTTTTCTTCTGGGGTTTTCTTTTTAAAGATTGAAAACACTCCATCATTTTTTTGATCTGGTAATAATAAGTTTAAGGTTACTCCTGAAACAGTTGCAACAAACATTCCAGTTAATTGGAAACCTGAATTTCCAAATGATATTGCAACTCCCGAAACTCCCATTCCTACTCCAACAGCTAATGTCACAGATAAAACAATAAAGTTTTTAGTATTACTAAAGTCAATTTTGTTATCAACCATAATTTTGACACCATTTGAGGCAATTAATCCAAATAAGATAACCCCTATTCCTCCCATTACGGGTTTTGGAATCATCATTATTAATTGATTAATTGGGGCAATGAAACTCATAGTTAATGCCATAATTGCAGCAAGTCCTGTAACTCATACACTTGCAATTTTTGTCATTCCTACAACACTTGTATTTTCAGAATAAGTTGCATTAACAGGTCCCCCAACTATACCAGCAAACATAATTGATACTCCATCAGCCATTAGTGTACGACTAATTCCAGGGTCTTTAATATAATCTCTATTTGTTAAAGTTCCAATATTAATGTGATCTCCTAAATGCTCTGTAATTGTTATCAATGAAATTGGTACAATTGATAACACAGCTGGAGCAATTTTTGATGAATCAACATTGGTAATATTTTTAAAACTTGGATATCATTCCCAATTTTTTACATCTGTTATTAAATCAGTTTCAATTAATTTAATTCCTGTAAAACTAAATGAGAAGTGAATAATAACTACAACTACATATCCAATTACTAATGCCATTAAAATTGGAACTGCTTTTAAAAAGCTTTTAGCTTTTAAAACACAGATTGCAGCAACAATAATTGTAAATAATCCAATTAAAATTGCCAATCATTGAGGATAATTCAGTCCAACTTCTTCAATTGAAG encodes the following:
- the mreB gene encoding rod shape-determining protein, translating into MANKKPTFVSMDLGTANTLVYIAGQGIVYNEPSIVAYRIKENKIVAVGEEAYKMIGKGNKTIRVVRPMVDGVITDIRATEAQLRYIFTKLRITKQLRHSIMLLACPSVITELEKTALKKIAINLGADQVFVEEEVKMAALGGGVNIYAPTGNLIVDMGGGTTDIAVLASGDIVLSKSIKVAGNYLNDECQKFIRSQYGLEIGSKTAESIKVNVGSLSKYPDERRMKVYGRDVVSGLPREIEITPEEVREVLKVPVSRIIDLTVQVLEDTPPELAGDIFRNGITICGGGALIRGIDKYFADTLQLPTKIGEQPLLAVINGTKKFESEIWEIIKAQRLHDDIMGR
- the mreB gene encoding rod shape-determining protein produces the protein MYIETNRPFISLDLGTSNILAYVSGQGIVYSQPSLMAYDNNLNKLIAIGQEAYEMVGKVNDHIRMVTPLVDGVIADLDAAKDLLKHIFDRLKMMNFWKSSVVVLACPSGVTELERDALKMVAKDMGADLVVVEEEVKMSALGAGVNIELPMGHLIVDIGGGTTDIAIVASGDVVLSRSVKVAGNYFNDEILKFVRAEYNIAVGIKTAENIKKNIGSLVKYPNERSMQIYGRDIVSGLPKEAKVNSEEIRNVLLGAFGRITDLVIEVMESTPPELAGDIMKNGIVLCGGGALVRNVDKYFHDIFQLPTRIAADPLNCVIEGTKAYEKIILRKIEEGFYDDSQETFLQTLKK
- a CDS encoding uracil-xanthine permease family protein, with product MEEKKVNLILEPHQRPKNIGQWIILSIQHVFAMFGATVLVPMVINSLAGETVINISMALFCAGVGTLIYIALTSAKVPIYLGSSFAYMTVIGLGWQDWGNAVFIAVFAVGVVYVILGFIIHWTGSAWVKKAFSPIVIGPIVIIVGMSAVTSALQNMGLWVWDDVKTSIEEVGLNYPQWLAILIGLFTIIVAAICVLKAKSFLKAVPILMALVIGYVVVVIIHFSFSFTGIKLIETDLITDVKNWEWYPSFKNITNVDSSKIAPAVLSIVPISLITITEHLGDHINIGTLTNRDYIKDPGISRTLMADGVSIMFAGIVGGPVNATYSENTSVVGMTKIASVWVTGLAAIMALTMSFIAPINQLIMMIPKPVMGGIGVILFGLIASNGVKIMVDNKIDFSNTKNFIVLSVTLAVGVGMGVSGVAISFGNSGFQLTGMFVATVSGVTLNLLLPDQKNDGVFSIFKKKTPEEKEEIAKIKQLKEQTKAKEKLEKQKQKEQKKNKV